ATTCATTTTAATTTTTTCAAATGTAGGTTATATGGGATACCCCATCGTAGATGCCATCTATGGTGAGATAGGGGTATTTTATACGGCATTATATAATATCCCTTTTAACTTTATCATGTTGACACTAGGCGTCTATGTACTTCGTCGTAGTAGTGAAGGGATAAAGGAAAAGGTAGATTATAAGAAGGTACTGTTAAACCCGGGAATTCTTGCAGTAGCAGTAGGTTTTTCCTTCTTTTTATTATCTATAAAACTGCCGCTGCCGGTTTATGAAACCTTAGATATTTTAGGATCTACTACTACGCCTCTAGCTATGCTGGTAATAGGTTCTTTTCTGGCAGATATGTCCCTAGGGGATGTGTTTAAGGAGGAAAAAATATTATGGTTAGCCATGGCAAGACTGGTGGTTTTACCGGGAATGGTGATGGGGATTTTGTATTTTGTCGGGGTAAGGGGATTGATGCTAGGGGTGCCTGTAGTCATTACAGCAATGCCTGCTGCTGCCAATACCGCTGTGCTGGCTACCCTTTATGAATCAGATCATTACTTAGCTTCTAAGGGGATATTTCTTACGACAGCCCTCTCCCTCATAACAATTCCCCTTCTTACCTTTATCATTTAGGGCAAAAAACAAGATTAGAGTAATCTAGACATGATTCTAGTATTACTCTAATTTTAAATTTAAATGGAAGAAGTTTTTCCTGGAGATCTCTTTGCTGATCTATCGCATGAGGCGATGATCTTCTACAATATGGTTTATGAATCTTTATATTTAGACTTTTTTATCTACCTATCGTTAAACGATGATATTCTACAATTAATTTATCGATAGTTATATTTAAGCTGAAGATTTTATCATAGTCTTCATTTTGTTCCAAATAACGACCTAATTTGTTTCTTAATCTTTCTATTTCTAGTTTTAATTCGTCTACTCTACTCATCAGCTTCTCTCCTCACTATGATTTTTAAATAGGCTGCAAACTTTTTCGTTGGTATGTATATTTATAAGTCGTAGTTTGTAAATTAAAATGAAAATAGTATTATCTTCCATAAGTAAAAATATAGATTATAATTGGTTCTTAAGTAAGATTATACCATAAATGCAAAGGAAAAACATTAAAATTATATTACAAATTTTAAATATTTTAACATATTGTCGATATATACATGTATTTCCATAATCGATTGTTCTACCCACCTCTAAGAACTTATATAATGATATAGAATAGAGGTGAAATTATGGAAAAAATATTGGAGATTGTTACCCATGAACTGATGGTTTTGTTGATTGCTGCTATGCCTTTAGTGGAGTTGAGGGGTGCAATACCCATTGGTGTATCATTAGGGATGCATCCTATTCATGCGACAGTTTTAGGCATCGTAGGAAGTTTGATTCCTGTGCCTTTTTTGTTGATTTTTGTAGGGCCCATGTTTAACTATCTACGGAGGATCAAGCTATTTTACAAAGTGATAGACAACACTGTAAAAAAAACACTAAAGCGAAGCAAAAATGTAAAAAAATATAGTATCGTAGGGTTGATGTTGTTTGTGGCAATACCACTGCCTACTACAGGCATATGGAGTGGTTGCTTAGCAGCGATTTTATTAAATATTCCCTTTCGATATGCTTTTCCTGCCATTGCTATGGGGGCTACAATAGCAGGAACCATTATGTTTCTTGTGAGCTATGCTGTTATTCTTATCTGACAACAAAAATTCATAGCGCTGTCTATTTTTGCAAAATACTTATTGACATATAAAACCCGGGATGATATTATAATCATTGGTAAAATTAAATAAAATCTTGATGCCTTATCAAGAGCGGTGGAGGGAAGGGCCCGACGAAACCCGGCAACCATAGAAGGTATGGTGCTAAGTCCCACAGAATGTTGATTCTGAAAGATGAGGAGACGGTATAAGCGTAAAGGTACCTCTTCTTTTTGAGAAGAGGTTTTTTTAATGCTTTTTAAAGGGTTTGAGGGATAATTTTTCAATAAAAATTAAAAATAAAACTAAACATGCATCTAACACAATTACTTATGAAAAACTATATATTAAGGAGGAATACGATAAATGGCGAAAAGATTATTTACTTCAGAGTCTGTAACCGAAGGACATCCAGATAAAATTTGTGACCAAATTTCTGATGCAATTTTAGATAGCATCTTTGCACAAGATCCAAAGGCGAGGGTAGCTTGTGAGACATCTGTAACCACTGGACTTGTGTTGGTGGCGGGAGAAATTACAACAGATTGTTATGTAGATATCCCTAAAATTGTTAGAAAAACGATAGAAGAAATCGGTTATACAAGAGCAAAATATGGCTTTGATAGTGACACTTGTGCAGTTTTGACAGCGATTGATGAGCAGTCTCCTGATATCGCTATGGGAGTAAATGAAGCGCTTGAGAGGAAAAAGGGAGAAATGCAGGACGAGCTAGAGGCTATTGGTGCTGGAGACCAAGGAATCATGTTTGGTTTTGCCTGCAACGAAACGCCAGAGCTTATGCCACTACCTATTGCTTTAGCCCACAAATTGGCTAGAAGACTTTCAGAAGTAAGAAAAAATGGCACCTTAACCTACTTACGTCCTGATGGTAAAACCCAAGTAACTGTAGAATATGATGGAGACAAGCCAGTAAGAATTGACGCAATTGTTATTTCTACACAACATAGCCCTGATGTAGATGTCGAAACGATTCAAGCTGACCTCATGGAGCATGTTATTAATAAAATTGTTCCAGCAGAATTATTAGATGAAAATACAAAGTACTACATCAATCCTACTGGAAGATTTGTTATTGGAGGACCACAGGGAGATGCTGGTTTAACCGGTAGAAAGATTATTGTGGATACCTATGGTGGATATGCTCGTCATGGCGGTGGCGCTTTCTCTGGAAAAGATCCAACAAAGGTAGACCGTTCAGCTGCCTATGCTGCTAGATACGTAGCAAAGAACATTGTAGCAGCAGGTTTAGCCGATAAATGTGAAATTGAACTGGCTTATGCTATTGGGGTAGCGCAGCCGGTATCTATCATGGTGGAAACCTTTGGTACTGGAAAAGTAGAGGAAGAAAAAATGGTACAACTTATAAGAAAGCATTTTGATCTAAGACCTGCTGCCATCATTAGGGACCTAGACTTAAGACGTCCAATCTATAGACAAGTAGCAGCCTATGGACACTTCGGAAGAACCGATATTGACCTTCCATGGGAAAAAACCGATAAAGCAGAAGCACTAAAAAATGATGAAATCTTAAAAGCCTAGTTTAGAGAGAAGGGATACTTTTCCCTTCTTTTTTTCTGTTTTCGGGAAAAAAGACAATTCCCTTATGATTTTTTGCTCTTTTAAATAAATTCTCCGCTAGAAATCATCTTATTCCTTTTGAAACAATAAAAATCAACCATGAATTCATGTAAATTCCTTCTTAGGAGGATTGAAAAATCTTCTGTATAATAAGGTTGCCGGTAAAAAAAGAAAAGGAGGTGTAGAAAATGCCAGTAAGAATCAAAGAACAAACCTCAAGGGTAAGACTACAGTTTGTTGATAGCAGAGATGAAGAGGGGAAAGAAAAGTTATCTTCTACAAGCTATAGCAATATCAAGCCTGAAGCCAGTGATGAAGCAGTATTTAATCTAACGACACAATTGATAGGCTTGCAGGAAAAAGAAGTAAAAACCATCGTAAGAGTTGTAGAAAAGGAGTTGGTGGAGGAATAGGAAATGTCATTGAAAGTTAGAAAAGGGGGTGAAAAGCCATGAAAAAAGTATTGGAAATGACTTTTAAAAAAGAAGATGACAGCACCAGTAAATTCACCTTAGCCAACCCTCGCCAGGATATAACGCCGCAGGAGGTAAAGGCGGTGATGGAGAGCATATTAAGCGAAAACATCTTTAGAATAGGAGGGTCAGAACTAGTAGAAATTGATACTGCAAAAGTCATTACGACAACAGAGGAGATTTTAGATTTAGCATAAAGGAAGAAAGTCCAGCAGTCTTATGTATTTTTATACATTGAGACAGCTGGACTTTTCTTTATAGCTCTTAAGTCATCACCAAATACCTCCTTCAGGTTGTCATCCTGAGCAGGGCGAAGGATCTTATGGCTTATAACCAAATGCTGGAGCAGTGGCATCATCCTATGGTATAATAAGGCTAGCGAATTACACAGGAGGAAAAAAAGGTGGTTGAAATAGAGGGAAGATTGATAGAGATTATTTTTAAAAATGAATCAAATGGCTATACCGTTGGGGTGCTGGAAACAGCAGAGGAGGAAGTAACCTTAGTGGGGTATTTGCCGGCATTGAGGGAGGGAGAACATCTTCTTGTGAAGGGAGACTGGAAGGTTCATCCTGTGTATGGACATCAGTTAGAGGTAGAGGAATATCGTCCTCAAGTTCCTTCATCGGAGGAAGGGATGATCACCTATCTGTCTTCTGGTATTGTTCCTGGTGTAGGAAAAAAGATGGCAAAGCGGATTGTAGAACACTTTGGGCAAGAGGCCTTAGAAATTATAGAGTTTCAAACCCATAGACTGACGGAGGTATCGGGAATTGGAAAAGCAAAGGCAGAGGCGATTGCGGAGGCTTTTCAAGAGCAGCGGGAGCTTAGAGAAATTATTCTTTTTCTTTCTCAATATGGTATTTCTCCTAGCTATGCTGTCAAAATTTATAAAAAGTATGGAGACAGTACGATTGCCACCATACAAGAAAATCCTTATCGTTTAGCGGAGGATATTGTAGGGATCGGTTTTATTACGGCAGATAGAATTGCTAAAACCATGGGAATCGCTGCAAATTCTAAGTATCGTGTCTATGCTGGAACAAAATACATACTCAATACCTTTCATATGGAAGGCCATACCTATGCGCCACAGCAGCTGTTGATAGAACGTACAATGGAGCTCTTGAAGGTGGAAGAGGAGATGATTAGAGAGGCAGTCCAAAGCTTAGCTTTAAACCAAAAAATCCAAGTGGAAAGACAGGGAGAAGAAGTCGTTGTCTATACAATGCCTTACTATTATGGAGAGACAAATGTATGCAAGAAATTAATCGAACTTTCAAGGGTAGAACTAGATGCTTTAGAGATGAATCTAGAAGAAGAGCTTCAAGCTTTACAACAGGAAGAGAATATCTCCTTAGCAGAAAATCAAAAAGAAGCCATTAAGCAGGCGTTGGAAAATGGTATTTTGGTGATTACAGGAGGTCCAGGAACAGGAAAAACCACCACCATCAATACCCTCATAAAGGTTTTTGAAAAATTAGAGATGAAAATTATACTAGGCGCCCCCACTGGACGAGCCTCTAAAAGGATGACAGAGGCAACAGGGAAGGAAGCAAAAACTATTCACCGTTTGCTGGAAATGGGGTTTTCGGAGGATGAAGATAGCATGATGTTTCAAAGGGATGATAACAATCCTTTAGACTGTGATGTGGTTATCATCGATGAGGTTTCGATGGTGGATATCCTGTTGATGAATAGTTTGATGAAGGCAGTTGCCCTGGGAACCAGGTTGATTTTGGTGGGGGATGTGGATCAGCTGCCCTCCGTAGGGGCAGGAAATGTACTGAAGGATATTATTTCTAGCAGAATTGTGAAGGTAGTACGTCTGGAGGAAATTTTTCGACAGGCGGGGGAAAGCATGATCATTGTTAACGCCCATAAAATTAATCATGGCCAATATCCTGTAGTCAATGTCAAGGACAAAGATTTTTACTTTATTTCTAAATACCAAAAAGAGCAGGTAGCCCAAACTATTTTGCAGCTGGTAAAGGAACGCCTGCCTAAGCATTATCAGTACGATCCTATCAAAGAGATCCAGGTATTAACCCCTATGAAAAAAGGGGAAGTGGGGACCTTCCAGCTAAATAAGATGCTGCAGCATGCCCTAAATCCTCCTGCACGGTGGAAGGCAGAAAAAGAAATGAAGGAAAAGCTGCTAAGGGTAGGCGATAAAGTAATGCAAATAAAAAATAATTATATGTTAAAATGGTACAGCCAGAATCCTGATGACGAAGAAGAAAGAGGAGAGGGTGTATTCAATGGAGATATTGGATTTATACAATCTATCGATCAACAAGAGCAGGAGTTGACGGTCTTGTTCGACGATTATCGTCTGGTGACCTACAATTTTAGCCAGCTGGAGGAGTTGGAATTAGCCTATTGTATTACAATCCACAAAAGTCAAGGCAGCGAGTTTCCAGTGGTGGTAATGCCTATTACATGGGGACCGCCTATGTTGTTGACCCGTAATCTGCTTTATACTGCGATTACTCGTGCAAGAAAATTGGTAGTGCTGGTGGGGACGGAAAATTATCTGAAAAAGATGGTGGATAATAATAAAATTGTCCAGCGTTATTCTGGATTGAGCTACCGTTTAAATAAATTTTATGAATTTCATCAATCGTAAGTATAGAGGATTTCTGTAGCGATGGTTTACTGGGCCAAAGTTACTAAAATTTTGAATCAATTTGTTAAAATACTGACAGTATATTGCAAGGATGTTGAATGCCCTATATAATAAATAGTAATAAATTTGTTTGAGAGGGATTTCGTTTAAGGTGGAGAAACGATGAGGGTTTTTGACGTCTTAGAAAACTATTTAGAAGCACTGCTGAAATTAATCTATCCATCGGATTTACACTGTATTGTTTGCAATAAATACTTACTTACAGCAGAGAAATACAGTATTTGCAACACCTGTTTTGAAAAAATTTCCTTTGATAAAGGTATCTTTCGAGGGCCTGTTGCGGTAGGTGTTCATGAAAATCCTTTGAAAAAATTGGTTTATCGTTTGAAGTATCAGGATGCCACCTATTTATCCAGCGTGATGGGTAGGATGATGGTAGAGGTTTATAAAAAAGAAGAATTAAAGGTGGATATGCTGGTGGCAGTGCCTTTGCACCGGAAAAAACAAAAACAAAGGGGCTATAACCAAGCCTGCCTTCTAGCAAAATATATGGGCAAAAAATTAGGTATACCTTACATAGAGCAAAACTTGATTCGTGTCAAAGATACAGATGTCATGTATAATCAAACAAGAGAAGAACGATGGAAAAATGTAGAGGATGCGTTTTCTGTAAAAAACCCTCAGGTTATAGATAAGAAAAAAATATTGTTGGTGGATGATATTTTTACCACTGGCGCTACTGTAGAGGCTTGCAGTAAAGTACTGATGAGAGCTGGAGCAAAGTCAGTGGAGGTAATGACCTTCACTAGAGGCGTGAATAGCGAATGATTTACTTAATAAAACCATGCGATGAAGGGGTGAAACTATGGATTTAAGAAATTGTGCCAACTGCGGCAGGGCATTTGCCTATGCTGGATCAGAACTTTGTTCTCGATGTGACACCACGATAGAAGAGGACTTTAAAAAGGTAAAGGACTATCTGTATGATCATCCAGGAGCCAACATCATAGAGGTTTCTGAAGCAACTGGAGTCAGTGAAAAAAAGATTTTGAGGTTTTTGAGGGAAAAAAGAATTGAAATCAAAGAAGAAGACAACCTGTTGTTAGACTGCCAGAGATGCGGTATTGCCATCCGCTCCGGAAGATTTTGTGACGCATGTACGATAGAATTGCAAAAGGAGTTTACAGAGGCAGTAAAACCAGCAAAGCAAGAAGCAGAAAGGAAAAAACTTCTCACAAGTACAGAAAGTCAAAAAATGTATATTGCGGAGATAAGAAAAAAGCAGAAATAATATAAAGAAACACCTTTAACTTGCCGATACTAGTAATAGGAAAATAATCGGAAAGCTAGAGGTGTTTTTTATGAAGATTCATAACAATCCCAATATCAATAAAGTGATGAAGTTATACAATAAAGCCTGCCAAGAGACAGAGAAAATCATGGAGACTCAGCAGAAAAAGGATAAGTTGGATATTTCTGATAAGGCAAAGGAATTTCAGGTGGCGATGAAGGCCTTTAAAAATTTACCAGAGACTCGACAGGAGAAGGTAAAGGTGTTAAAGGAAAGTATTCAAAACAATAGTTATAATGTGTCCGGTAAAGAAATCGCTGATAAAATGATGGAAGGTATTATGCTGGATAAAAAAATCTAGAAAATTTCAGTAGGTGGTGAAGGTATGATAAGATCGATTCAACAGCTTAAGGATACCTTATGGCAAGAGTTGAAGATGTATAAAGAGGTTTTAGAGACTGCCCAAGGGAAGACGGAAATTATAAAAAAAGGAAAACTCAAGGAATTAGAGGCAACCACTGAAAAAGAACAACAGTACATTCGAACGATGGGAACCTTTGAAAAAATCCGTCGTTCCATTTTTGTCAACATTTCAGAGGAAATGGATATTACACCTCCCTCTAGTGTATCAGAGCTGCTGCTGTATTTGGAGGAGGAGGAAGCGGCTGCTATAGATGGTCTGAGAAATGAATTGTTAGACGTGATAGCAGCACTGGCAGAAACAAATGAATTAAATGAAAAATTAATTTATCAAAATCTGGAATATGTTAATTTTAATATAGAACTAATGACTTCCCGACCAGAAGAAGGGAACAACTATGGAGAAAATCAAGGCATAAAAAGAAAGACTTCTTCAAGTTTATTGGATGTAAAGATATAGGAAAAAATTTTAATATTGACTAAGGTGGTAGATAAAAATGCGTTCAACATTTTCAGGATTTAATACAGCCCGTTCGGGGTTGTTTGCCGCACAGAGGGCTTTAGATGTCGTAGGACATAATATAGCAAATGTAAATACACCAGGCTATACAAGACAAAGGGTAGAACAAACTGCAAGTACCCCTATGGCGATTGCAGGTGGAAAAGGGATGTTGGGGACAGGTGTAAATACTTTAGCCGTCAAACAACTGAGAAATGAATTTTTGGACTATAAATACAGAAGTGAAATAAATTCCCAAGGCTACTGGGAGGTAAAAAGAGACGGCTTGTCCCTCATTGAGTCCATTATGAACGAGCCCTCTGATACGGGAATTGCTACTGTTATGGATGAACTTTTTTCTTCTTTTCAAGAGTTAAGCAAAAATCCTGAGAACCAGACAACCAGATCCCTAGTAAGGCAACGGGCAATCGCTTTTACAAACTCTGTGAACAGTACATATAATCAGCTGGAAAAGATGGCGACAGATTTAAACTTCGATATCCAAACAACCGTGAAAACTATCAATACCTATGCAGAACAAATCGCGGTATTAAACGAACAGATTTATCGTTTTGAGCTTAACGGCAGTAATGCCAACGACTTAAGGGATCAAAGAAATTATTTAATAGATCAGCTTTCTAAACTCGTCAATGTAGATGTGATCGAGGTAAGTGATGGTAATTATAATGTTGCCAGTGATCAGGAGCATGTAGGAAAAAAAATGGTATTACAAATTAATGGACAATCCTTGGTGTCTCATGATAGAGTCTACAAGTTGAGCGCAGAGGAAAAACAAAAAAGTGAGTTTTTTGATGAAATGGGTGCAGATGTACATCTTAATGTAGTACAATGGGCAGACGGTTCCAAGCTTAATACCAAAGCATTGCAGGGAGAATTGCGGGCGTTATTGGACCTAAGAGATGGTGATAGTGGTGCCAATAAAGGTGTGCCCTACTACATCAATGAATTAAATCGCTTTGTTGAGGTTTTTGCCCAGGAGATAAATGATCTGCATGTGGAGGGTTATGGCTTAGGTGGGGAAACAGGCTATCTGTTTTTTACTGCCAACGGTGTATCTACATTGGATATGCAAAATCCTGATGCCCCGAAAATAACAGCTAAAAATATAAAAATTTCTTTAGATATAGAAGATCCAAATAAAATAGCCGCTTCAAGCAGCGAGGATCTCTTGCCGGGGGATGGGTCTATTGCTCTGAAGATGTTAGAACTTCGACACAAAAGTAGTATGTTTCAGGAAGGAAAGCCAGAGGATTTTATAAAATCCTTGATTTCTAACTTAGGGGTAGACACCCAGGAGGCTATAAGAAATGCCTATAATCAGTACACATTGACAGAACAGGTGGATATCGAAAGGCAACGAATTTCAGGTGTATCTACTGATGAAGAGCTTTCTAAGATGGTGATGTTTCAGCACGCCTATAACGCTTCTGCCAGGATGATGACCACCATGGATGAGATGCTGGAAACCATTATTAGCCGTGTAGGGCTAGTAGGAAGATAAGGGGTTGATGACATATGAGAACCACGAATAATATGTTGATTCGTAATATGATGCGAAATTTAAATCAAAATATAACACGCTTAGATAAAAGGCAAATGCAAATGGCTACAGGAAAAAGAATCCATAAGCCTTCGGATGATCCCATTGCTATTTCTAGAAGTTTAAAAATTCGAGCAGATATTAAAGAGTTGGAGCAGTACAAAAAGAATACAGATGATGCTATCTCTTGGTTGGAGGCCACAGAATTAGCGGCAATTAATACTGGTGATGCTCTGCAACGCTTAAGAGAGCTTATGGTACAGGGTTCTAATGGGGTTTTGACAGAGGAGGAAACCCGGAAAATACAGGGAGAAATCAAAGAAATCAAGCAACAAATTATTAGTTTAGGGAATACTACTTATGCAGGAAAGTATGTGTTTTCCGGTAAAAGAACCGATACACCTTTATTTGATCATTATGGAAACTACAATATAGATCTATTTGATGCAAAAAATCCTAACTTAGTGGATCATAGAATTCAGTATGAAGTTGGCGTAGGTGAACTGATCGATGTAAATACGTTAGGGATAGACCTGTTTGAAAAGTACACTAGTGCCAGTGATTTAACCCTTCACATGCCAACAAAAGAGGGAGAAAACCATGCTACAAAGTTTCAACTGGAGGGGGCAGAAATTGTTATTGAAATGACAGAAGCTCCTGAAGAAGGTAGTCAGGAACCGCCGAAATTTAAGGTAACCATGAAGATAGCGGCAGATGAAACTGTTAAAGAAATAGAATTTACCAATATAGAAACCACCGAAGTAGATGGTGAGGAAGAAACTGTCATAATAAGCAAAGAAGATTTTATGAAAAAGATTGTTGAAGCCTTAAAGACTGAAATAGCTGCTATAGAAGATACCCATCATCCACTTAAGACTTTTGATTTTCAAGTAGAGGATCTAAAAAAAGGAAGGACGGTAGTGGGAGCGGAAGTAGGCCAAGAAAATTGGACTATCAAAGCAGTTCCACAAAAATCTGGACTTATTCATCTAATAGATACCATAGAAGCCCAGCTGTTGGCGGGAAAGCATGAAGAAATCAGCAATCAGCTTGGCAACATAGATAAATACATAGATTCACTATTGACTACCCGCGCTGAAATAGGGGCAAAAGTCAATAGAATGGATCTTGTGAAAAATAAAATAGAAGATAACATCATTAACTTCAGAAAACTTCAATCTCAATTGGAGGATGCGGATATGGGAGAGGTAATCATGGAGCTGATGAATGAAGAAAATGTCTATAGAGCTTCCCTCTCTGTAGGGGCCAGAATTATTCAACCAACCTTATTGGACTTTTTAAGATAGGAGGAAAATCATGCTACTGAATACAAAGCACTTCGACGAAATAGAAGTAGATGAAAATAAAATACTAGATTTTTCCGATGGCATCCCTGGATTTGAGGCTTTAACCAAATTCGTTATTATTCATAATCCAGAAGAAGAAGTTCCCTTTCAGTGGCTTCAATCGGTGGAGGATACAGATTTAGCTTTTGTCATTGTCAATCCCTTTATCTTCCGATCGGATTATGATTTTGAAATACCTAAGAGTACCTTAGAAAAATTACAAATTCAGTCCCCTGAGGATGTCAGTGTCTTTACCATCGTTATCATCCCTGAAGATATAAAGAAAATGACTGCTAATCTAAGGGCACCGATTATCATCAATACAAAAAATAACAAAGCAAAACAAATTGTTTTAGATGATGAAAACTACCACACAAAGCACTACATCCTAGAAGAAATGAAAAACGCCTCCGCTAAGCCTCAGCAAATACTAGAAGCTGAGGAACCTCAAGTAGCAGAGGAGGCAAGATAATATGCTGGTACTGGCAAGAAAACTAGAAGAAAGCATCATGCTAGGCAAGGATATAGAAATAAAAATCCTAGGCATAGAAGAAGACCGAGTAAAATTGGGGATCTCCGCGCCAAGGGATGTAGAGATTTTTAGGAAGGAAGTTTATTTAGAAATTCAAGAGGAAAATAAAGCTGCAAGTCAACAGAAGGGGAACTTTGCAGGGCTGAAGGATGTTTTTAAGAAGAAAGAAGAGAAATAACTAAGAAGGGTACAAAACCAATTGTATTTTTATGGTATTCAGGGTATACTATGAATAAAGATAGATTATTCTATCAAAACACTTTTTCTTTTGAAGGGGTTCAGTATGTATTCAGAAAAAAGCAGGTGGTGCGACACCTGCTTTTTTTCATTGGCTTTATTGTTTTAATACAGCTATTAATCCAGTAATTGCTGTAATTAAAGTAGCCAATGCCAGGATAAATTTTATCCTGTACTCTGATTTTTCTACGGGGTTCAATATGTACTCACCTCCTTTCAAAGAGGCTAACTTAATTATAGCATAAAGGAAAAAACAGTTAAAAATTCCCTCTAAAAAATTTGTATTTAACTATAAAGTTCTACAGAAGCATACCGATATATATAATAAGCACAAAAAATCTCACCAAAACCCTTGGCCAAGGAAAGGTAGATTTTAAATTTTTTTAAAACAAAACAAGGCAAGGATGCCAAAACGAAAATCAAGGAGGAATAACAAATGAGAATTAATAACAACTTAATGGCTATGAACACCCATAGACAGTTGGGAATTGCTAACAATGCTGGTGCGAAGTCAATGGAAAAACTATCTTCAGGTTTTAGAATTAACCGTGCAGGAGATGATGCAGCTGGTCTTGCAATTTCTGAAAAAATGAGAGGACAAATCAGAGGTTTAAATCAAGCTTCTAGAAATGCTCAAGATTCTATTTCTTTAATCCAAACAGCAGAAGGTGCTTTAACAGAGACCCATGCTATCCTTCAAAGAATGAGAGAGCTTGCAGTACAAGCATCTAATGATACCAATACAGATGCTGATAGAAACGAACTTCAAAACGAGGTTAAGCAATTAATCGATGAAATCGATAGAATTGGTAATACAACTCAATTTAATACAAAGAATCTATTAAATGGAGATTTAAAGAATGGTGCAGCTAAGATAGAAGGTAGTGTACGTTTAAGCAATAACTCTACAGTAGCTTTATCTGGTATGGATGCTTTCCTATCAGGAGTAAAAGCAGATGGTAAGGCAGTAGGCTCTTATACTATCACAAGAGTGAAAGCTACAAGTGGTGGTGGGAATTCAGATGACTTTGTAATCACTGGTCCTGATGGTAAAAC
The sequence above is drawn from the Clostridium formicaceticum genome and encodes:
- the flgM gene encoding flagellar biosynthesis anti-sigma factor FlgM — translated: MKIHNNPNINKVMKLYNKACQETEKIMETQQKKDKLDISDKAKEFQVAMKAFKNLPETRQEKVKVLKESIQNNSYNVSGKEIADKMMEGIMLDKKI
- a CDS encoding flagellar protein FlgN, producing the protein MIRSIQQLKDTLWQELKMYKEVLETAQGKTEIIKKGKLKELEATTEKEQQYIRTMGTFEKIRRSIFVNISEEMDITPPSSVSELLLYLEEEEAAAIDGLRNELLDVIAALAETNELNEKLIYQNLEYVNFNIELMTSRPEEGNNYGENQGIKRKTSSSLLDVKI
- the flgK gene encoding flagellar hook-associated protein FlgK is translated as MRSTFSGFNTARSGLFAAQRALDVVGHNIANVNTPGYTRQRVEQTASTPMAIAGGKGMLGTGVNTLAVKQLRNEFLDYKYRSEINSQGYWEVKRDGLSLIESIMNEPSDTGIATVMDELFSSFQELSKNPENQTTRSLVRQRAIAFTNSVNSTYNQLEKMATDLNFDIQTTVKTINTYAEQIAVLNEQIYRFELNGSNANDLRDQRNYLIDQLSKLVNVDVIEVSDGNYNVASDQEHVGKKMVLQINGQSLVSHDRVYKLSAEEKQKSEFFDEMGADVHLNVVQWADGSKLNTKALQGELRALLDLRDGDSGANKGVPYYINELNRFVEVFAQEINDLHVEGYGLGGETGYLFFTANGVSTLDMQNPDAPKITAKNIKISLDIEDPNKIAASSSEDLLPGDGSIALKMLELRHKSSMFQEGKPEDFIKSLISNLGVDTQEAIRNAYNQYTLTEQVDIERQRISGVSTDEELSKMVMFQHAYNASARMMTTMDEMLETIISRVGLVGR
- the flgL gene encoding flagellar hook-associated protein FlgL — protein: MRTTNNMLIRNMMRNLNQNITRLDKRQMQMATGKRIHKPSDDPIAISRSLKIRADIKELEQYKKNTDDAISWLEATELAAINTGDALQRLRELMVQGSNGVLTEEETRKIQGEIKEIKQQIISLGNTTYAGKYVFSGKRTDTPLFDHYGNYNIDLFDAKNPNLVDHRIQYEVGVGELIDVNTLGIDLFEKYTSASDLTLHMPTKEGENHATKFQLEGAEIVIEMTEAPEEGSQEPPKFKVTMKIAADETVKEIEFTNIETTEVDGEEETVIISKEDFMKKIVEALKTEIAAIEDTHHPLKTFDFQVEDLKKGRTVVGAEVGQENWTIKAVPQKSGLIHLIDTIEAQLLAGKHEEISNQLGNIDKYIDSLLTTRAEIGAKVNRMDLVKNKIEDNIINFRKLQSQLEDADMGEVIMELMNEENVYRASLSVGARIIQPTLLDFLR
- the fliW gene encoding flagellar assembly protein FliW, with the translated sequence MLLNTKHFDEIEVDENKILDFSDGIPGFEALTKFVIIHNPEEEVPFQWLQSVEDTDLAFVIVNPFIFRSDYDFEIPKSTLEKLQIQSPEDVSVFTIVIIPEDIKKMTANLRAPIIINTKNNKAKQIVLDDENYHTKHYILEEMKNASAKPQQILEAEEPQVAEEAR
- the csrA gene encoding carbon storage regulator CsrA, with protein sequence MLVLARKLEESIMLGKDIEIKILGIEEDRVKLGISAPRDVEIFRKEVYLEIQEENKAASQQKGNFAGLKDVFKKKEEK
- a CDS encoding flagellin yields the protein MRINNNLMAMNTHRQLGIANNAGAKSMEKLSSGFRINRAGDDAAGLAISEKMRGQIRGLNQASRNAQDSISLIQTAEGALTETHAILQRMRELAVQASNDTNTDADRNELQNEVKQLIDEIDRIGNTTQFNTKNLLNGDLKNGAAKIEGSVRLSNNSTVALSGMDAFLSGVKADGKAVGSYTITRVKATSGGGNSDDFVITGPDGKTITTGITISSGSITFDSGTFGVSQTLTLKDSQSMFAVDSGTGDGKNFKVGQSMTFVFNEALKAEDIDLDKSFSTQLGANTGQSSFMAIRDMRAEALNVDDIDISEKRSAEAAIEKINGAIERVSAQRSYLGAAQNRLEHSIKNLDTASENLQASESRIRDVDMAREMMEQSKQNILQQASTAMLAQANMKPQSVLQLLG